The Carassius gibelio isolate Cgi1373 ecotype wild population from Czech Republic chromosome B11, carGib1.2-hapl.c, whole genome shotgun sequence genomic sequence CAAAGAATGTGTATGGTCCCCAGCAAAAACAGTAGGCAAAGATCATGACAACCACCATTCTGGACACTTCCTTCTCTGCTTTCTGCGTGGACTCAGAATCCTTCTGCTGCTGGGCGACCTGTTGGAAAGAAATGACTTGTGCTTAGTGCTTTGTGCCTTTTTACGAACTGGAAAAACTTCTGAAAGCATTCCAGGAGACAACTTACAGTACGAATGGCAAGCCACACAGCAATGTAGCAGAGAATGATAATGGCCAGAGGGATGATACAGCAGGTGATCATCAGGACAATCATGTAGGACTGGACACCAGGGTCCTCACTTCCGCTGAAGACATCAGGCCCGCAGGAGGTCTTTAGACCATGAGGCCAGAATCTTTTAGAAAATAATGGATCAGAAGGTCCACATTTTAGCTTGTGTGGAACGTCTTACATGCTTGTCTTACCAGCCaaagaattaaataattttatgttgAATATACTCCAAGCTGTCAAATTACTCAATATAGATGATTTAATAATGGATTTTACCTGCTCCAGCCAAAGATGGGTGGTGCACACCAGATAGCAGACCAAACCCAGGAGAAGATGATACCAGCAGATGCCCATTTAGCATCAAACTTGACATTTCCAAATGGTTTGCAGACAACCACCCATCTTTCCCAAGAGATGACAGTCAAAGACCACAGACCAGCGATACCTGTTGATTGTGACGTTAAATACTATGAAAAACCTGACAAAGTTTCAACTTTGGTCCAATGCATTTATCTATAGTTGTGAACAATTATGTCTTTGGGCAGTAACTTACCACATACAGACACGGTGAAGCCTTCAAAAATACACATGGGGTGTCCGAGGATAAAGTAGCCAAAAAACTGGTTGGTGACACTGATGGTGCTGGCCAAAAGTGTCTCTGCTAGATCAGCTATAGCGAGGTTGACCAGGATCCAGTTAAGAGGGTGACGGAGCTTCTTAAATTTGGCTGTGGCCACCAGCACCAGGCCATTGGTGAAGGTCGACGCAACGACCACAAAGAACATCCACACTGTTGCTAGGTTGTACACCCATCGAGGGGCAATGTGGTAGTTGGGTCCCTCAAAGGGATCTGGAAATGAGAAATAAAGAGCAGTGTTATCACCTTGAAGGAATTCTCACTTAAAATCCATTACAACCAACTCTCATGTTTCTCATTTATCAGTCTGAAATTGTTCTTTGTCCTGTCTGTTCTTTCTGACTATAAAAAAATTCCTTTACTACCACCATTTTGAAACAGATATTGCTCTATCATGTTAACAGAATATCCATGTtactataataactataatgtGTTGagaaataatacagaaaaaaatgctaAAGACTCACCCCTGGTGTTATTGCTGTTTGTATATACAAACATTGATTCCCTCGTCGTTTCATCTCCCCTTCGCCTAGCTGCGAAGATTGCATCTCCCCACTGCTCTGCCATTGTTGGCTGTTGTTGTGTAGCCCAAACCTGTAGTTACCTGGCTGCCGTAAAGGTCTGGGCCTTTAGGTTTGTACTATCTGCTGTCTCTGGCCGACTTGCACCGACAGACTTTGGGCTCCTGTCAAAGTGCTTTTATATGTGCTGTCTTACAGGGTGGAGAATTTTTGAGGTCAAAACAGGTATCAGGAGCAGAACCAAGACTCATTCATTAGGCTTACAGGAGGTCTAAGCTACTGTTCCTTCCTAGGATTGTTGAAGCCATCAAAGGTAAACCAAAACAGTGTACGGTGACATTTGGCATGACCGAGCCTGGAGTGATTATAAGGTGACAGCGCCCTTTGATGCTTTCTAAGTTTTAAATTTAGGTCATGGATCACTTTTGCCCTTGACTCAAGCTTGCCCTTGACAAGAATGACTTTTATTAAACATGCATAAGAAAATTATTGCAAGTAAAAACAGTTAGCATTTtctgaaacaaaaacagcattagAGTGCTCTGGCTTGTAAAATATCAGATTCCTTTCTGATGTGCAGTATAACTCTGAATTTTAGGTTTAAAAAATGCATAGAAAGGTTCCATTATGGATTTTACAATGGCCCCTGCTGCCTACTGCAGGAGTAAAGAATCTTtagattattttaagttgtagATTGTATTAATTGGAGCATTGCACAAATACTGCTCACTTGCACATTCATTCCTTATGTACTGCATAGTTACATAGAATCTATTACGTAGCTTCTATTCTATTCCACACTCACATGCACGCAAACACACATGCAACATTCAGCACAAAAAGGTTTAGGTGTATGTGTTCTAAGGATATTAATATCATTGAAGAAGCAAGATTTTAGGCCATTTCAATGCTGCAGGTCCACCTGCAAGTCATAAATAATGTTAAACTGACTGCACAACTTTGCTGAATACTTATATTTAAGTCTTAATAAAGGACATGAGAATATTCTCAATGATATCAGTGTCATTGTATACTCAGTTCCACACAGTTTATGCCCAGCAACTCTTAATCATTAATCTTTCATGCCAATTAAAAACAACTTCAACAATCATAATCATCATCTTTTGTGCAGGGTAACTGTAAGTCAGACATCTAGGTTACACTCCAAGTCCAAATCAGCTTATTGGGACAACTGGGGTACCCAGGTACCCTCCACACAGGATCCTAATTAGTACTGACAAGGATGCAGCCCAAACCTTCCTAATCCCACTGGATTGATAGTTCAGTTTAGGGAAAGCAGGGTTTATCTGAAAATCTTGATGAGGTCAGTTTTAATCTCTGCCTGTTTCTGACGATagacgttttctttttttttcatttatctgcTTCTCCTTCTATTGTGGCAAAGTGGAGCAGGAGGAAGTGAACACttggatgaggatgaggatggagCCAACACAAAGAAAAGAGCAGTCTGTAAACCCTTTTTTTACTCTACCAGTTGTTTCGTTGTTTTTAAGGATTGTACCGATATGTATGTTATTTAGATCAGGTATTTTTTCCATTATGATCTTTTATACTTTCTTTAAAAGTGAACTTAATGGAATTAATATATGTGCTTTGGTGGGATTAAGAATCAATGgtcattattgtgatgttttgttgAGATCACAGTGTAAATCATATATTCAGAGATGTAGTTGAAAAGGATGTTTTTCAGAAACAGATGGATCAGAAAGTTTCATGGGACAGCACACAGTCAGTCGTATGTCTGGAATTCCGCTAGTTCTGAACTATTCGTGATTGGAAAAAGTTCACTACTAGCAGAACTCGAATATACAACTGAATTCTCAACGAAAGCTCAAGAATAGTTTGGTCCTACATGGCCTGCCATTGGACAACTGCTGTATTCACGGTACATAGTgctgaatgtgtatttaaaaaaaaatacatttgactgAAATTAATCCATATGATAGATGTTAATCTAACATGGGCAAAACTTTGCTTTTCCTGCTCATTGTTTCTCTAACATCATTTGTGGTTTAATTTCTAGATAAACTACCAAGTTGATCTTGCTCTTTATTTGATTGTGTCAGACTgatttgaaaattgaaaaaaaaaactaacttaacATTGTTTCTTTGCACTTTTCTCTTGATTTGGAAGTGATCTACTTATTGGATGAAGATTAAGGTGAGTAAGCATGCATATGCAAATCAATGACGTGAGCAATGACATTTCTAAAGAGACATCGAAAACCACTGTGCATATATTctcatgattaattattaatgcaataattaaaaatcattaaatattagTGCAGCATTTCAATGCAAAGATAATACTGTGTCTGACTTTGTTTTTCAGACCATCCTTGGATGTGTTACTCCATTACTCATAACCGAAGCACTACGGACTTGATTACAATCAGACATATAAGACACTTCCCTGTTTTCATGTTTAGTTGTGGTAAAATGGTGTGCTTACTACATCAATCTGTTTAAAACAGgaagaaatgtaatatatttaatatatataaacctttGTACATCACTGCTCTTCAACTGATACATTTaacaacaaaattctttttttcattgcatttattgtacatttttaatgataacaCTGAACTTATACTAATTCTACTGGTTCAGCAAGCCaagataaaattacaaaaatgttgaCATTAAAAGCAAGAATTCCTATTGTGTCTGTTTATTATTTACAATCGTTGTAAAATTGTTTTTCACTGCCACAGTATGAGGTTACACTGAAAATAGGTTTATTTCTCTGGTGCAACGGAGGAGACCTGGGTGACCTGAGATGAAGTAGAGGCCTCATCTTCCTCAATATTTTTGCCACAGACCATCTTCATCATACAGGAACGGAACTGGGTTTCAAAAGTAAAGAGCAGAAAATGTTACTTGAAGTGAAAGTTATGCAATGTGAACATGTGGTACTGTTGTCCTGTGTGGAAAAACTACAGCAATACTTAAAATACTTAGCACATAATGTCATACCTGTTTGTTCATTAAGACGTAGATGACAGGGTTATACACTGTAGAGGCTTTGGAAAGGCAGGATGGTATAGTTGCCATTCTCAGATCAAATTCTTCACCACGGTGGGAAACTATCCAGAGAGAAAAGCTAGCATATGGTGCCCAGCATACCAAGAAGCCTAACACCATCACAACCACCATCTTCGTCACCTCCCTCTCTGCCTTCTGGGTCGAAGCTGAATCTGCTTGAGCTTTTGCTGCCTGATAGAAAAAACAAGGGATTTTTGAGCACCTGGCAACATGACCAGCACTATAATTATCTATGTACAGTCTCCATCTAGTGTTAATCCAAAAGCATTAAAGAGTGTTGCAGAGCAAGGAAACAAATGTGTCATTTGTTCATGTAAGAAATACATAATAACGGAGCCCAGCATATGACATgctagaaaaaaattaataaattgtgtgcacgatttactcatTTGTTCTCTCgaataatacattttgtgcacaatttagcaaatcgaatgaaataattagtaaattgtgtgcacaattcataaatcaagggaacaaaatagtaaatcatgcacacgatttagcctactattttttcccGCATGCCATGTGCGAGGCTCCCTACATAATAAATggtattttatctttatttagtgTTAGTATGTACCCTgactttattaaaacattaaactttATCATGTTCATGTGGCTGAAGTTTTCCAATTGAAAAAGAAAGAACAGAGATCAACAGAAAATAATATGGTTTTGTGgtcttattatttattaaaatactttttttttttttttttttatttaaaaaaaaaaaaaacacagaaaaacattgTTGTTCTATAAAATTCCTCTACCTCACTAAAACTTTTACTCTTTTCTcgaaacatttcattaaaataattaattctgggGCAGCTTTCAATGAGAAATAGAAATTGTACTCACTAATTTGAGTGTGATGAGTAGTTGGCCATAACAGAACACGATGGTGCCGAAAGGAACAGCAAAGCAGAAGCAGAACAAAAACATGACGTAGGATTCGTTGTTGTATTTGTTGTTAGTGGTATACCAGTCAGGTCCACAGGAGCACTGCAAACCTTCAGGTATGTACCTGCAAGAGAGGTCTTGGTGAAATTGATGCTACAGACAGCTCCACACAGCTGAATTATAATCAGATTGAGAATTTCACTTCTAGACTTGAACTAGCTGTTAAGGAGTGGAGCAAAAAGGTGTTGGTTTTCCTTCTTCAGGTTAAGTGGAGGGAGGCACTGTGGCTttgtttttattagtgttttatgAGCAGTGGACTTACCGGCTCCAGCCAAACAGTGGAGGGAGTGAAGCTGCCAATGCACTTATCCAAGGAAGTATGCAGCCAGCTATGGCATGAGGGGTCTTGAAGGTAAAGTTCCCAAGGGGTTTGCAAATGACCAGCCACCTTTCAAATGCCACTACAGCAAGAGACCACAAACCCACCATTCctgcaaaaacagaaaaacagtttaCTGAAACTATCTGTGAACTACAATGGACTAAAGAAGCTTTAAACACATAAGCTTTTTAAATAATGTCGATGCTTGTTGCATTTTACCTCCGAGCGTTGCAAGGAAGCCCTCTATTTTACATGCTGTCGCCCCAAAGATAAAGTACCTATTAAAGAATGAGTAGAATGATAACGGGGAACCAAAAATGGCCACGAACAGGTTGGCAATGGAAAGGTTCACAAGAATATAGTTAAGGTGAGATCTGAGTTTCTTGAATTGAATTGTGCAAAGAATGGTAAGGATGTTGATTGAAGCCCCTCCGATGAAAATGAAGAACATAAAGACAGACATGGCCATGAATATGCCTTGGTTTCCCAGGTGGTCCTGGGGGACCAAAAAAGGGCTGTAGGCTGAGAGGTTGTTGATATCTAAAGGGATGGGGATGTAGAAGTCCTCGTGAAACTCTGGTACTTGCTTCATCTTGCTTGAAACTTGCAACCACTCCACCGAGAACGCTATAACAGCTTAAAGCTTAAATCAGTTGTTATTTTCTTCGCAGATTACTGCagcatcacaaaaaaaataaagtacaacccGTATCGATGTAAATTCTCTCTTCGTTGATGACAAGATGAAGCCTCCCTCGATCGATTTCCAAGTGATCCGTCTTTTATAAGGATTCAAAAGATTCCTTTTCGCTCCTCCCAAATGGTCTTAATGGAAGGATTTGTGTTTGCTGTCATCTACAAAACACACAGGctcttgtgcacacacacacacaaaactacatCTGTGTATTGCAAGACACACAATTCACATAATCTCATTTCCAAAACCTGGCTAATTCGGATCATCCCTTTCACCCTGCAGTGGTTCTGTGTTAGCGATGGCAGGTAATCTGCTGCACAGTGCAGATAATTCAACTAATGACTTGCAGTTAACCCGTCTTTAATCTGCTTCCCATCGTATTATCTCCAGCTTTGAGCATGGAATCACAGCCTTTGTGAAGAGCCTCAAATACCTGACAGCTCAAATGCCCTTGACACTCATCTGTAGAGCGTTCTTGTGTCAGATCCATTAAATGAACTTCAGTTTATAGTTTACACCCATAAGCTACATAAGCAAAAtctaagcaaagaaaaaaaagataatgtgaAATGCTGTGAAAACCTTGCTTGTCAGCACACTGCATCACACAGAAATAATGATGAATTGCCAGTATTGACTTCACAGACACATCATTCGATTGTATTGTTGATGTTCATGACTGttcattattttaagttttttcttGTTCTGTATTTTGATTAGACAACCTTAGACTGCTTTGTGAAAGTTGAAACAGAATTATCTATTTCAGCTTTCATAAAGCAGTCTAAAGAGAATATGATTTTATAATTATTCATTTGTTGTATTAATTAAAGTCAGTAAATCCAGTGCATCCACTGTAAATGACATCAAATGTGCTAATGACATAGGTACacatttttcatcaaaaaaatactCTTAATAAGGTTAATAATCACACTAAACGTGAATGTTACACAAATATAGTATTACATAAGACTATATAAACctatacactgtaaaacattatattatcagTAAGTCACGGCAACTTATGTTTTTATcacaatttcttttcttttttttttacattttattggtttaaagtaatttaagttGAAAAGACTTGTACATCAAAGTTTATTAGACTTCAGTTATGGCAGCAACTACTCTGAAatagactgattttttttttacagatttacagGATGGAGTAGTCATGGAATAAAGCCAAGGTTTATCTGTACCTTATTGGTTTTGTTGCTCCAATGAGATAATGAGAAACAAACCTTAATTTGTTTAGAGCAGCCACTTTAAGACAGACTGGTAAAGCAATTTAAAACTTGAACATAACACAGTTTAAGGTTTGTATAATTGCTCATTGACAACATCAAAACAGAATtgtttgataaaaatgtataattgtatatattaaaataacattgtttaattattaaaagacAACTTGATAAGTACAACTCTTCATAATTACAATTTGAAAATGCACACTGTTCACCCTTTGCAAAAATGGAGTTGCTGTGTGtgttaataatgcaaataaataaatgaaacatcaaatgtttcattcaaatgtaattgcaatGTGAGGCGTCACTTTAagttataaataatattgtaacGGTTTTCATATAACTGCAGCTTGTGCACGtggcattaaaatgcaataaattgcACACAATCCATTAAGCAGGCACAGTCATATTGTGTCATCCTGTGAAAAGTTACCGCGTGAGCAAAGAGTGGGATTTGAGTCAGAGTCTTCTGGCTTATAATACCCCTCTGAGCTAATCACTCCCTGAAAAGTAAACAGCAGATTTCCCATATACCATGAGGCAAAAATTCCCAACTACACATTCAACACCAGTATATTTACTCACTACAAATGTTAAACATACTTATTATGTTTCAGTATTTCTAGTGCCACATAAGCTTGCATGAAAGTCATCTGAAAAGTAGGAAACTTAAGTTGCTCAATAAGAGTAAcaataagtaagaaagaaaggcATATATGTAGGTTAAGGGTGAATATAAGGTGTATTAGCCACAAAATGTCATTATCATGTCAAATTATCATGGTCTTAAAATCATTCTCATTTCCATATCATCAAAATCTCTGCAAATGAGCCTTTTTACTGCCCATTTTGTCACCCTACGTGGTCAAAGCTCTgccccctccctcttcttctgtTTTAATCTCTGGTCTTCCTCACCACTATGACCCATATGAGGATCTGTTTAGTGGCTTAGGACTAATTATTGACTTGTGCTAAGGCTCTTAACCACCACAGTCAGTGTCGGGCAGTTAAGAGGGGTGCTTGAGGTAAAGACACCTGTTAGTGCGTCACAGTTATCTCCGGCCTATTAACCTGCTTCAGAGCTGAGTTTGTGTCAGTATGTCTACAGCCAGATTATAGTTTTATTCACCAGTCTTAGTGATTAATATTAACAAGTGAAAATGCAATAACAAAACCAGAAGCAAACACAAACTGTATAAATCACAAGTTCAAAGTTCAAATTTATTTCTAAACCACCGAATAAAACAACTCTGACCACAGTGCTGTACAAACAGTAACGCATTTTGGACCATCTGCAGTCTGTCTAAAACTTTATTTTGAGCACCATAATATACCGAATTGCAGTAGTCTAagtcattaattacattttccaaatATTTCTAGGATAAAAAagg encodes the following:
- the LOC127968026 gene encoding red-sensitive opsin, translated to MAEQWGDAIFAARRRGDETTRESMFVYTNSNNTRDPFEGPNYHIAPRWVYNLATVWMFFVVVASTFTNGLVLVATAKFKKLRHPLNWILVNLAIADLAETLLASTISVTNQFFGYFILGHPMCIFEGFTVSVCGIAGLWSLTVISWERWVVVCKPFGNVKFDAKWASAGIIFSWVWSAIWCAPPIFGWSRFWPHGLKTSCGPDVFSGSEDPGVQSYMIVLMITCCIIPLAIIILCYIAVWLAIRTVAQQQKDSESTQKAEKEVSRMVVVMIFAYCFCWGPYTFFACFAAANPGYAFHPLAAAMPAYFAKSATIYNPIIYVFMNRQFRVCIMQLFGKKVDDGSEVSTSKTEVSSVAPA
- the LOC127968027 gene encoding blue-sensitive opsin gives rise to the protein MKQVPEFHEDFYIPIPLDINNLSAYSPFLVPQDHLGNQGIFMAMSVFMFFIFIGGASINILTILCTIQFKKLRSHLNYILVNLSIANLFVAIFGSPLSFYSFFNRYFIFGATACKIEGFLATLGGMVGLWSLAVVAFERWLVICKPLGNFTFKTPHAIAGCILPWISALAASLPPLFGWSRYIPEGLQCSCGPDWYTTNNKYNNESYVMFLFCFCFAVPFGTIVFCYGQLLITLKLAAKAQADSASTQKAEREVTKMVVVMVLGFLVCWAPYASFSLWIVSHRGEEFDLRMATIPSCLSKASTVYNPVIYVLMNKQFRSCMMKMVCGKNIEEDEASTSSQVTQVSSVAPEK